One genomic region from Ammospiza caudacuta isolate bAmmCau1 chromosome 1, bAmmCau1.pri, whole genome shotgun sequence encodes:
- the MSANTD3 gene encoding myb/SANT-like DNA-binding domain-containing protein 3 isoform X1 — MQNEIIKPAKYFSEVEKSVLLALVEKYKYVLECKKSDARTIALKQRTWQALAHEYNSQPSVSLRDFKQLKKCWENIKARTKKIMAHERREKVKRSISPLINTHIVGKEKIGSIMPEQMYFLQSPPEEDSEYQPDASSQESFVVSNRELCDEDKDLVHFPVCEGTSQPEPSCSDVRIAADKNYRSKASQESALKKMHEEEHHQQMSILQLQLIQMNEVHVAKIQQIERECEMAEEEHRIKMEVLNKKKMYWERKLQTITKEWPVSSYNRPFPNSP; from the exons ATGCAAAACGAAATAATAAAGCCTGCTAAGTACTTCTCAGAAGTGGAGAAGAGTGTGCTGCTTGCATTAGTTGAAAAATACAAATACGTGCTGGAATGTAAAAAAAGCGATGCAAGAACTATTGCTCTGAAACAACGCACCTGGCAAGCTCTGGCTCATGAATATAACTCACAGCCCAGTGTATCACTGCGAGACTTCAAACAGTTAAAGAAATGCTGGGAAAATATCAAGGCACGGACAAAAAAGATAATGGCACATGAGAGGCGGGAGAAGGTAAAAAGAAGTATTAGTCCACTTATAAATACTCACATCGTAGGGAAGGAGAAGATTGGAAGCATAATGCCTGAGCAAATGTACTTTTTGCAGAGCCCACCAGAAGAAGACTCTGAATATCAGCCTGATGCTTCTAGTCAAG AGTCATTTGTTGTGTCCAACAGAGAACTTTGTGATGAAGACAAAGATCTGGTACATTTTCCAGTATGCGAAGGCACCTCCCAGCCTGAGCCTTCGTGTTCTGATGTCAGAATAGCAGCAGATAAGAACTACAGAAGTAAAGCATCTCAGGAAAGCGCTCTGAAAAAGATGCATGAGGAAGAACATCATCAGCAAATGTCGATTTTGCAACTTCAGTTAATCCAAATGAATGAAGTTCATGTGGCAAAGATTCAGCAAATAGAAAGAGAGTGTGAGATGGCTGAAGAAGAACACAGGATAAAAATGGAAGTgctaaataaaaagaaaatgtattggGAGAGAAAACTGCAGACCATTACAAAAGAATGGCCTGTATCATCCTATAACAGACCCTTTCCTAATTCACCTTAG
- the MSANTD3 gene encoding myb/SANT-like DNA-binding domain-containing protein 3 isoform X2: protein MQNEIIKPAKYFSEVEKSVLLALVEKYKYVLECKKSDARTIALKQRTWQALAHEYNSQPSVSLRDFKQLKKCWENIKARTKKIMAHERREKSPPEEDSEYQPDASSQESFVVSNRELCDEDKDLVHFPVCEGTSQPEPSCSDVRIAADKNYRSKASQESALKKMHEEEHHQQMSILQLQLIQMNEVHVAKIQQIERECEMAEEEHRIKMEVLNKKKMYWERKLQTITKEWPVSSYNRPFPNSP from the exons ATGCAAAACGAAATAATAAAGCCTGCTAAGTACTTCTCAGAAGTGGAGAAGAGTGTGCTGCTTGCATTAGTTGAAAAATACAAATACGTGCTGGAATGTAAAAAAAGCGATGCAAGAACTATTGCTCTGAAACAACGCACCTGGCAAGCTCTGGCTCATGAATATAACTCACAGCCCAGTGTATCACTGCGAGACTTCAAACAGTTAAAGAAATGCTGGGAAAATATCAAGGCACGGACAAAAAAGATAATGGCACATGAGAGGCGGGAGAAG AGCCCACCAGAAGAAGACTCTGAATATCAGCCTGATGCTTCTAGTCAAG AGTCATTTGTTGTGTCCAACAGAGAACTTTGTGATGAAGACAAAGATCTGGTACATTTTCCAGTATGCGAAGGCACCTCCCAGCCTGAGCCTTCGTGTTCTGATGTCAGAATAGCAGCAGATAAGAACTACAGAAGTAAAGCATCTCAGGAAAGCGCTCTGAAAAAGATGCATGAGGAAGAACATCATCAGCAAATGTCGATTTTGCAACTTCAGTTAATCCAAATGAATGAAGTTCATGTGGCAAAGATTCAGCAAATAGAAAGAGAGTGTGAGATGGCTGAAGAAGAACACAGGATAAAAATGGAAGTgctaaataaaaagaaaatgtattggGAGAGAAAACTGCAGACCATTACAAAAGAATGGCCTGTATCATCCTATAACAGACCCTTTCCTAATTCACCTTAG